One window from the genome of Kryptolebias marmoratus isolate JLee-2015 linkage group LG1, ASM164957v2, whole genome shotgun sequence encodes:
- the LOC108245856 gene encoding histone H2B 1/2-like: protein MPEPAKSAPKKGSKKAVTKTPSKGGKKKRKTRRESYAIYVYKVLKQVHPDTGISSKAMSIMNSFVNDIFERIASEASRLAHYNKRSTITSREIQTAVRLLLPGELAKHAVSEGTKAVTKYTSSK from the coding sequence ATGCCTGAGCCAGCGAAGTCCGCGCCCAAGAAAGGTTCCAAGAAAGCCGTCACCAAGACGCCCAGTAAAGGAggcaagaagaagaggaagaccaGGAGGGAGAGTTACGCCATCTACGTGTACAAGGTGCTGAAGCAGGTGCACCCCGACACTGGCATCTCTTCCAAGGCTATGAGCATCATGAACTCGTTCGTCAACGACATCTTCGAGCGCATTGCCTCCGAGGCTTCCCGCCTAGCCCACTACAACAAACGCTCCACCATCACCTCCAGGGAGATCCAGACAGCCGTCCGTCTCCTGCTACCCGGGGAGCTAGCCAAGCACGCCGTGTCCGAGGGCACTAAGGCCGTCACCAAGTACACCAGCTCCAAGTAA
- the LOC108245855 gene encoding histone H1-like, which produces MAEEAPAAAPAKAATKAPKKKTSKPKKEGPSIQKLIVAAVADSKERKGVSLSALKKVLASKGVDVSKANKRINTAVTKLVTKGTLSQTKGTGASGSFKLAKQEPKAAKPAKKVVKKKAPAKAKKPTAKKPTAAKKPAAKKPKAVKKSPKKAPAKKAPAKKATKTATKSPKKAAPKKAKPAKKPAKKAPAKKPAAKKAKK; this is translated from the coding sequence ATGGCAGAAGAAGCTCCAGCAGCGGCGCCGGCTAAAGCCGCGACCAAAGCCCCGAAGAAGAAGACCAGCAAGCCGAAGAAGGAAGGACCCAGCATTCAGAAACTCATCGTGGCCGCCGTGGCCGACAGCAAGGAGCGTAAGGGAGTCTCTCTGTCGGCGCTGAAGAAGGTGCTGGCCAGCAAAGGAGTGGACGTGAGCAAGGCTAATAAGCGCATCAACACCGCCGTCACCAAGCTGGTCACCAAGGGTACCCTGAGCCAGACCAAAGGAACCGGGGCCTCCGGATCCTTCAAGCTCGCCAAGCAGGAGCCCAAAGCCGCCAAGCCAGCCAAAAAGGTGGTGAAGAAGAAGGCGCCCGCCAAAGCCAAGAAGCCCACCGCCAAGAAACCCACAGCGGCCAAGAAGCCCGCCGCCAAGAAGCCCAAGGCGGTCAAGAAGTCCCCTAAGAAGGCGCCGGCTAAGAAGGCTCCGGCCAAGAAGGCGACGAAGACCGCGACCAAGAGCCCTAAGAAGGCTGCTCCTAAGAAGGCGAAGCCGGCTAAGAAGCCCGCCAAGAAGGCTCCCGCCAAGAAGCCCGCAGCTAAGAAGGCCAAGAAGTAA